Proteins encoded within one genomic window of Bradyrhizobium sp. CB1717:
- a CDS encoding arylsulfatase codes for MNRRNVLLATTSIAAASALGAAASVETALAQAQQAPSGQRPNIVVIMGDDIGIWNIGAYHRGMMAGRTPNLDKLAAEGMLFTDYYAEASCTAGRAAFITGELPIRTGMTTVGQAGAPTGIPAEAVTIAHVLKSMGYATGQFGKNHLGDKNEFLPTVHGFDEFFGYLYHLDAMEDPAHPGYPQELLNVVGPRNMVHSWATDSDDATVDPRWGKVGKQRIEDAGTLYPKRMETVDDEIRDFSFKFIEKAKADNKPFFLWLNPTRMHIVTHLSQKYEAMRNSKNGWTIHEAGMAQLDDIVGEVMKKLKDMGVDDNTIVVFTTDNGTEVFTWPDGGQTPFAQSKGTVMEGGYRAPAMIRWPGRVPAGKVENGIMSGLDWFPTLVAAAGNPNIAEELKKGKQVGDRTYKVYLDGYNQMDMITGKGPSNRHEIWYFGESTLGAIRIDDYKYRFIDQPAGWLGEKGKVDVPYITNLRLDPFERTGWPENGTKNGAQHYFGWFQYEFWRFVFIQQKVEELAKTAIEFPPMQRGASFNLEAVKAQIEAARHAVAR; via the coding sequence ATGAACCGCCGCAATGTTCTGCTCGCGACGACAAGCATTGCCGCCGCGTCCGCATTGGGCGCCGCCGCATCGGTTGAAACGGCACTGGCCCAGGCGCAGCAGGCACCGAGCGGACAGCGGCCCAATATCGTCGTCATCATGGGGGACGATATCGGCATCTGGAATATCGGTGCTTACCATCGTGGCATGATGGCCGGCCGGACGCCGAACCTCGACAAGCTCGCGGCCGAAGGAATGCTGTTTACCGATTACTATGCTGAGGCAAGCTGCACCGCCGGCCGCGCCGCCTTCATCACCGGCGAGTTGCCGATCCGCACCGGCATGACGACGGTTGGCCAGGCCGGCGCGCCAACCGGGATTCCGGCGGAGGCGGTGACGATCGCCCATGTGCTCAAGTCAATGGGCTACGCCACCGGCCAGTTCGGCAAGAACCACCTGGGCGACAAGAACGAGTTTCTGCCGACCGTGCACGGTTTCGACGAGTTCTTCGGCTATCTGTACCACCTCGACGCCATGGAAGACCCCGCGCACCCCGGCTACCCGCAAGAGCTGCTGAACGTGGTCGGTCCGCGCAACATGGTTCACTCCTGGGCGACCGACAGCGACGATGCAACCGTCGACCCGCGTTGGGGCAAGGTCGGCAAGCAGAGGATCGAGGATGCCGGCACGCTCTATCCCAAGCGCATGGAGACGGTGGACGACGAAATTCGCGACTTTTCTTTCAAATTCATCGAAAAGGCCAAGGCCGACAACAAGCCATTCTTCCTCTGGCTCAACCCGACGCGCATGCACATCGTCACTCACCTGTCGCAGAAGTATGAGGCGATGCGCAACTCGAAGAACGGCTGGACCATTCATGAAGCCGGCATGGCGCAGCTCGACGATATCGTCGGCGAGGTGATGAAGAAGCTCAAGGACATGGGTGTCGACGACAACACCATCGTCGTCTTCACCACCGACAACGGCACCGAGGTTTTCACGTGGCCAGATGGCGGACAGACGCCGTTTGCGCAATCAAAGGGCACGGTCATGGAAGGCGGTTATCGTGCACCGGCCATGATTCGCTGGCCAGGCCGGGTGCCGGCGGGCAAGGTCGAGAACGGCATCATGTCGGGGCTAGACTGGTTCCCGACGCTGGTGGCGGCCGCAGGAAATCCGAACATTGCCGAGGAGCTGAAGAAGGGCAAGCAGGTTGGCGACCGCACTTACAAGGTCTATCTCGACGGCTACAACCAGATGGACATGATCACCGGCAAGGGGCCGTCGAACAGGCATGAGATCTGGTATTTTGGCGAGAGCACGCTAGGTGCCATACGCATCGACGACTACAAGTACCGCTTCATCGACCAGCCCGCGGGTTGGCTGGGTGAAAAGGGCAAGGTCGATGTGCCTTACATTACCAATCTGCGCCTCGATCCGTTCGAGCGAACGGGTTGGCCGGAAAATGGCACCAAGAACGGTGCGCAGCATTACTTCGGTTGGTTCCAGTACGAATTTTGGCGCTTCGTGTTCATACAGCAGAAAGTGGAGGAGCTGGCCAAGACAGCCATCGAATTCCCGCCGATGCAGAGGGGAGCGAGCTTCAATCTCGAAGCCGTAAAAGCCCAGATCGAGGCGGCGAGGCATGCCGTGGCAAGGTGA
- a CDS encoding formylglycine-generating enzyme family protein, with translation MNWIPGGTFRMGSDRHYAEEAPVHRVSVSGFWMDRTPVTNRDFRKFVNATGYVTSAETPPDAKDYPGALPHMLKAGSLVFTPPKRPIDLRDWSQWWNFKFGANWCRPYGPRSSISGLDDHPVVHIAYRDAEAYATWAGKDLPTEAEWEFAGRGGLDGAEFAWGDELMPGGKPMANTWQGAFPYENLSRDGHARTSPVMAFPPNGYGLHDMIGNVWEWTTDWWSTRHEPDAAKACCIPHNPRGGREQDSHDPSLPRIKIPRKVLKGGSHLCAPNYCRRYRPAARHAEAVDTSTSHVGFRCIIRKGANDER, from the coding sequence ATGAACTGGATTCCGGGCGGCACGTTCCGCATGGGCTCCGATAGGCACTACGCCGAAGAGGCACCCGTCCATCGCGTCTCGGTGAGCGGCTTTTGGATGGACCGAACGCCGGTCACCAATCGCGATTTTCGCAAGTTCGTCAACGCTACAGGCTACGTGACGTCGGCGGAGACGCCGCCTGACGCAAAGGACTATCCGGGCGCGCTGCCGCACATGCTCAAGGCAGGCTCGCTGGTTTTCACGCCACCGAAGCGTCCGATCGATTTGCGCGACTGGTCGCAATGGTGGAATTTCAAATTTGGCGCCAACTGGTGCCGGCCATACGGCCCCCGCAGTTCGATCAGCGGCCTCGACGATCATCCCGTGGTCCACATTGCCTATCGCGATGCTGAGGCCTACGCGACATGGGCTGGCAAGGACTTGCCGACCGAAGCCGAATGGGAGTTTGCCGGGCGCGGCGGACTCGACGGAGCCGAGTTCGCCTGGGGCGACGAGCTCATGCCCGGCGGCAAGCCAATGGCGAATACCTGGCAAGGCGCATTTCCGTACGAAAATCTTAGCAGGGATGGTCACGCGCGGACCTCGCCGGTGATGGCGTTCCCGCCGAATGGCTACGGCCTCCATGACATGATCGGTAACGTCTGGGAGTGGACCACGGATTGGTGGTCCACCAGACATGAGCCCGATGCGGCCAAGGCGTGCTGCATTCCGCACAATCCACGCGGCGGGCGTGAGCAAGACAGCCATGATCCGTCTCTGCCCAGGATCAAGATTCCACGCAAGGTTCTCAAAGGCGGCTCGCATCTCTGCGCGCCGAACTACTGCCGTCGCTATCGCCCGGCTGCGCGTCATGCGGAAGCGGTGGATACGTCCACGAGCCACGTTGGCTTTCGATGCATCATAAGGAAGGGAGCAAATGATGAGCGATGA
- a CDS encoding transporter, giving the protein MRYFKPDLARRFFSQWHLSVGALAALLVLSTQAARADENGISFWIPGFFGSLAAVPQQAPGWSVTTVYYHTSVSAGGDVARSREITLGRFPANLTANVNASVNANVDLGLVAGTYTFATPVLGGQASASLLATYGSNSTSLAGSLVGTLAGPGGATLPFSRFDSIDSSLIAFGDLIPQFALRWNAGVNNYMTYITADLPAGAYQSNRLANLGIGHWAIDAGGGYTYFDPKTGHEFSTVLGFTYNFVNPSTQYQSGVDMHLDWGASQFLTKQWQVGLVGYLYQQLGCDSGSGDRVGCFRSRVAGVGPQVGYIFPVGDMQGYLNLKGYGEFANENRPAGWNVWLTFNLQPAAPTPPTSTRPRFTK; this is encoded by the coding sequence ATGCGGTACTTTAAACCGGATTTGGCACGCAGATTTTTTTCGCAGTGGCATTTGAGTGTTGGGGCGCTTGCCGCTCTGCTGGTGCTGTCCACCCAGGCGGCTCGCGCCGATGAAAATGGCATCAGCTTCTGGATACCCGGCTTTTTTGGCAGCCTCGCGGCCGTGCCCCAGCAGGCGCCGGGCTGGTCGGTGACCACGGTTTATTATCACACCTCTGTTTCCGCCGGCGGCGACGTGGCGCGGTCGCGCGAAATCACGCTTGGTCGCTTTCCGGCGAATCTGACGGCCAACGTCAACGCGAGCGTCAATGCGAATGTGGATCTTGGACTTGTCGCCGGGACTTACACCTTTGCAACGCCCGTGCTGGGCGGTCAGGCCTCTGCCAGCCTGTTGGCGACCTACGGCTCCAACTCCACGTCGCTGGCGGGATCGCTCGTTGGGACATTGGCGGGACCGGGCGGCGCCACCTTGCCCTTCTCCCGGTTTGACAGCATCGACAGCTCGCTCATTGCATTCGGCGACCTGATCCCGCAGTTCGCGCTGCGCTGGAATGCAGGTGTCAACAATTACATGACGTACATTACCGCCGATCTTCCGGCCGGCGCTTACCAGTCGAACCGCCTGGCGAATTTGGGGATCGGGCACTGGGCGATCGACGCGGGCGGCGGCTACACCTACTTCGATCCAAAGACCGGGCATGAATTTTCGACGGTGCTGGGATTCACCTACAACTTCGTCAACCCTTCGACCCAATATCAAAGCGGCGTTGACATGCACCTCGACTGGGGCGCATCGCAATTCCTGACCAAGCAGTGGCAGGTCGGCCTCGTCGGTTACCTCTATCAGCAGCTCGGCTGCGACAGTGGCTCCGGCGATCGCGTCGGCTGCTTCCGGTCGCGCGTGGCCGGTGTCGGCCCGCAGGTCGGCTACATTTTCCCGGTCGGAGACATGCAGGGATATCTGAACCTGAAGGGCTACGGCGAGTTCGCCAATGAAAATCGGCCAGCAGGCTGGAACGTCTGGCTGACGTTCAATCTTCAGCCCGCGGCACCAACGCCGCCGACATCCACAAGGCCCAGATTCACGAAATAG